A single Crateriforma conspicua DNA region contains:
- a CDS encoding helix-turn-helix domain-containing protein → MRYAFRLAELLGHTPDRRKRPGTIKSIVEHTGLDRHQVASLLKNEAKYIPLEALSRLCDYLIDHGYATAEQLPGALFAVNAENFWELLARRGEIEIVVGVRQADGNDSPEGAMVVASDSVLVGELLNGVSTLGGSAKHQAGAESNAEAEKEVLMPDRLQQTLVWSPGQVSLEDARARATEVFESFVNAQGDRGLVCIGSVKSNPVVELMMSDLFGCTPFVTEDDIDDASARSCPFYLRYRDSDPKPDGASAGTRLSKNEDAPEPGFYFEKDDGSWEYAGGKDQDTALVFYVFREALGRLDMVLSGFSGRATRLLAKTLAIRGEEFWPPVYHRGGTQIGAYLVTYENTDGKPSRDDLLYNPGGAATILPLPTEAIARRLARR, encoded by the coding sequence ATGAGATACGCATTCAGGTTGGCCGAACTGCTCGGACACACTCCGGACCGCCGTAAACGTCCCGGAACGATCAAATCCATCGTCGAACACACCGGGCTGGACCGCCACCAGGTCGCTTCGCTGCTGAAGAACGAAGCGAAATACATCCCGCTGGAAGCACTTTCGCGTCTGTGCGATTACCTGATCGATCACGGCTATGCGACCGCCGAACAACTGCCTGGCGCCCTTTTCGCCGTCAACGCGGAAAACTTTTGGGAATTGCTGGCCCGTCGCGGCGAAATCGAAATCGTCGTCGGTGTACGTCAGGCGGACGGTAACGATTCCCCCGAAGGTGCGATGGTCGTCGCCAGTGACAGCGTCCTGGTCGGCGAACTGCTGAACGGCGTCAGCACCCTGGGCGGCAGTGCCAAGCATCAAGCGGGAGCCGAAAGCAACGCCGAAGCCGAAAAAGAAGTCTTGATGCCCGATCGCTTGCAACAAACGCTGGTTTGGAGCCCCGGTCAGGTGTCGTTGGAAGACGCCCGTGCCCGTGCAACCGAGGTCTTCGAAAGCTTTGTCAACGCCCAGGGCGACCGCGGATTGGTCTGTATCGGTAGCGTCAAATCCAATCCGGTCGTCGAATTGATGATGAGCGACCTGTTCGGGTGCACCCCGTTTGTTACCGAAGACGACATCGACGATGCGTCGGCCCGAAGCTGCCCGTTTTACCTACGCTACCGCGACAGCGACCCCAAGCCCGATGGGGCCAGCGCGGGGACACGGCTGAGCAAGAACGAGGACGCCCCGGAACCCGGGTTCTACTTCGAAAAAGATGACGGGTCTTGGGAATACGCCGGCGGCAAAGACCAGGACACGGCACTGGTGTTTTACGTCTTTCGCGAAGCCTTGGGCCGACTGGACATGGTGCTGAGCGGATTTTCCGGTCGGGCCACCCGCTTGCTGGCCAAAACGCTGGCGATCCGCGGCGAAGAGTTTTGGCCGCCCGTGTATCACCGCGGCGGGACTCAAATCGGCGCCTATTTGGTGACCTACGAAAACACCGACGGCAAACCCAGCCGCGACGATCTGCTGTACAACCCCGGCGGTGCGGCAACCATTCTGCCGCTGCCGACCGAAGCGATCGCTCGACGTCTGGCGCGACGCTAG
- a CDS encoding dihydroorotase: MSSLLIRGSQVVFPDDVRTCNVLVRDGRIADTDASPDAAADEVVDAKGLHLMPGVVDDQVHFRDPGLTHKEDLATASRACAAGGVTTFLEMPNTVPPAVTCDGIRAKETLAAKKSLVNYGFYIGATPDNVDELKAASDANFPGIKIFIGSSTGNLLVDQQEALERIFAETDLPICAHCEDESTVNANRAKYADTTDVRDHSRIRDESAALIATRRSIDLSVRHQHRFHVLHVSTAAEVPLIRGQQPWITAEVCPHHLFFNVDDYQRLGTRIQMNPSIKTAADNDGLWKALLDGDVQVIATDHAPHTLDEKSVAYPKSPSGLPAVENSLALMLNQVSQDRCRLTDVASWMCDAPARVWGITGKGRIANGYDADLVLVDMALSQTILDQHQHTKSRWTPWHGVTTTGWPIATFVAGHRVWSRRDGFDVNHRGRKPLFDHARGGFWATTDGIGPR, encoded by the coding sequence ATGTCCAGCCTGCTGATTCGCGGATCTCAAGTCGTCTTTCCGGACGACGTTCGAACTTGCAATGTGTTGGTTCGCGACGGCCGCATCGCCGATACCGATGCGTCACCGGATGCGGCGGCCGATGAAGTCGTTGACGCCAAGGGTTTGCATCTGATGCCCGGTGTCGTGGATGACCAAGTGCATTTTCGGGACCCTGGGCTGACCCATAAAGAAGACTTGGCGACCGCATCGCGGGCCTGTGCCGCCGGCGGTGTGACGACGTTCTTGGAAATGCCCAACACCGTTCCGCCCGCGGTGACATGTGACGGCATTCGAGCCAAGGAAACGCTCGCTGCCAAAAAGTCGCTGGTCAATTACGGCTTTTACATCGGTGCCACGCCGGACAATGTTGACGAGCTGAAAGCCGCGTCGGATGCCAATTTTCCTGGCATCAAGATTTTCATCGGCAGCAGCACGGGCAATCTGTTGGTCGATCAACAGGAGGCACTGGAACGGATTTTCGCCGAAACCGATCTGCCGATTTGTGCGCATTGCGAAGACGAATCGACGGTCAATGCCAACCGTGCCAAGTACGCCGACACGACGGATGTCCGTGACCATTCACGGATCCGTGATGAATCGGCCGCGTTGATCGCCACCCGACGTTCGATCGATTTGTCGGTTCGCCATCAGCATCGTTTTCACGTTTTGCACGTATCGACCGCTGCGGAAGTGCCTCTGATTCGCGGTCAACAACCGTGGATCACTGCGGAAGTTTGCCCGCATCATTTGTTTTTCAACGTCGACGATTACCAGCGACTGGGAACACGGATTCAAATGAATCCGTCGATCAAAACGGCTGCCGACAATGACGGGTTGTGGAAAGCATTGTTGGATGGTGATGTCCAAGTCATCGCCACCGATCACGCGCCGCACACGTTGGATGAAAAATCCGTCGCCTATCCGAAATCACCCAGCGGCTTGCCCGCCGTTGAAAACAGTTTGGCGTTGATGCTGAACCAAGTCAGCCAAGACCGCTGTCGTTTGACCGACGTCGCTTCCTGGATGTGCGATGCACCGGCACGGGTTTGGGGCATCACGGGGAAAGGTCGGATCGCAAACGGTTACGATGCGGACCTGGTCTTGGTGGACATGGCACTGTCCCAAACCATTCTGGATCAACACCAGCACACCAAGTCGCGGTGGACTCCCTGGCATGGCGTGACGACGACCGGTTGGCCGATCGCAACTTTCGTCGCCGGGCACCGCGTCTGGAGCCGGCGTGACGGCTTTGACGTGAATCATCGTGGCCGAAAGCCGCTGTTCGATCACGCCCGTGGCGGGTTCTGGGCCACGACCGATGGAATCGGGCCCCGCTAG
- the hisA gene encoding 1-(5-phosphoribosyl)-5-[(5-phosphoribosylamino)methylideneamino]imidazole-4-carboxamide isomerase — MEIWPAIDLRHGKPVRLRQGDYDRQTVFGDDPVEFALRWKELGARRLHLVDLDAARGDDPTANRDAVARIIRETGLPCQMGGGVRDDQAIDALMAIGVSRLVVGSAALKKPDWFADACDRFPGRLAAGIDARDGMVATDGWLETSSTPAIDLAKDLRGRTANIAAIIYTDIARDGMMQGPNFDGLVAMAEATDIPLVASGGVTTLDDVSRLTELGMPAAIVGRALYDGAIELPDVLRLAKDD, encoded by the coding sequence TTGGAAATTTGGCCCGCCATCGATCTACGTCATGGCAAGCCCGTGCGGCTTCGCCAGGGTGACTATGACCGTCAAACCGTGTTCGGCGACGATCCCGTCGAATTCGCACTCCGCTGGAAAGAACTGGGGGCACGACGTTTGCATTTGGTCGATTTGGATGCCGCCCGCGGCGATGACCCGACCGCCAATCGTGATGCCGTTGCCCGGATCATTCGCGAAACCGGGCTGCCGTGTCAGATGGGTGGTGGTGTGCGTGACGACCAGGCAATCGATGCCTTGATGGCAATCGGTGTCAGCCGGTTGGTCGTCGGTTCGGCGGCGCTGAAGAAACCCGACTGGTTTGCCGATGCGTGTGACCGGTTTCCGGGACGTTTGGCGGCCGGAATCGATGCCCGCGACGGGATGGTGGCAACCGACGGTTGGTTGGAAACCAGCAGCACGCCGGCAATCGACTTGGCAAAAGATCTGCGCGGCCGCACCGCCAACATCGCGGCGATCATCTACACCGACATCGCTCGCGACGGCATGATGCAGGGGCCCAATTTTGACGGGCTGGTCGCCATGGCCGAGGCGACCGACATTCCGCTGGTCGCCAGCGGCGGCGTGACCACACTGGACGACGTGTCACGGCTGACTGAATTGGGGATGCCGGCGGCGATCGTCGGCCGGGCGCTTTACGATGGTGCGATCGAATTGCCCGATGTCCTGCGATTGGCGAAAGACGACTGA
- a CDS encoding cysteine peptidase family C39 domain-containing protein — MTLETIAALFAAAGLGLGGWAAGRRLGRQNQVSPLLFSMVVVLALVAAWALSGRLLWAVILPSAEAIFWANWMPAILCFTAGLATSTPGLHRWHRPATVGLLWILAACFWVGPFARPWIAPATVLDDDWIGWRRGVCLQSHPSTCGPASAATLLSEHDIRSSEKDLMATCFTSRWGTEPLGLYRGLTLASAHAGLKPQPASPDSRQWVHRGQVPNVAIVRLGVEDSDGSLSRWFGAAQERHAITVLGRTDDGLWLIGDPAIGLVSWTDAQMQKRFTGEAICLVPDHSVRSRHRAVAGKRFEAMVSDFTSEQSR, encoded by the coding sequence ATGACCTTAGAGACGATAGCAGCCCTGTTTGCGGCAGCCGGTCTCGGTCTAGGCGGCTGGGCGGCCGGACGGCGTCTGGGACGCCAAAATCAGGTTTCGCCCCTGTTGTTTTCGATGGTGGTGGTGCTGGCGCTCGTTGCGGCTTGGGCTTTGAGCGGCCGTTTGCTGTGGGCGGTGATTCTGCCCAGTGCCGAGGCGATTTTTTGGGCCAACTGGATGCCCGCGATTCTGTGCTTCACTGCGGGTTTGGCGACGTCCACACCAGGGCTGCATCGCTGGCACCGTCCGGCGACGGTCGGACTGTTGTGGATCCTGGCGGCCTGTTTTTGGGTCGGCCCTTTCGCCCGCCCCTGGATCGCGCCGGCGACGGTGCTGGACGATGACTGGATCGGCTGGCGACGTGGTGTTTGTTTGCAGTCGCATCCGTCGACTTGCGGACCGGCGTCGGCTGCCACGTTGTTGTCCGAACATGACATTCGGTCCAGCGAAAAGGACTTGATGGCGACCTGTTTCACCAGCCGCTGGGGAACCGAGCCGCTGGGTTTGTACCGTGGTCTGACACTGGCCAGCGCCCATGCGGGGCTGAAGCCTCAGCCGGCATCCCCCGATTCGCGACAGTGGGTTCATCGAGGTCAAGTTCCGAACGTGGCGATCGTCCGACTTGGGGTCGAAGATTCTGACGGTTCGCTAAGCCGGTGGTTCGGGGCGGCGCAGGAGCGTCATGCCATCACCGTGCTGGGGCGAACCGACGATGGTTTGTGGCTGATCGGCGATCCGGCGATTGGCTTGGTCAGCTGGACCGATGCCCAGATGCAGAAGCGGTTCACGGGCGAGGCGATTTGTCTGGTTCCCGATCACTCGGTTCGATCGCGCCACCGTGCGGTCGCGGGCAAGCGTTTTGAAGCGATGGTGTCGGATTTTACGTCTGAACAGTCGCGGTAA
- a CDS encoding 3-keto-disaccharide hydrolase, with translation MLALLRRCALFCVCTLIGLSASVDADDVAAGADDQTITQPVILFNGKDLDGWEGRDDLWSVEDGAIVGRTSEDDPIDGNTFLVWKDGQPSNFQLVLMFKIESGNSGIQYRSRVIDQDKFVVSGYQADIDFANKFAGILYEEKARGILTLRGTKVTIGADGKKTPETFADSQALAAGIHPGKWNEFRVVADGNHLIHYINGAKVSETIDQQSDKAAKSGVIALQLHRGPAMVVRFKNIKLLPLD, from the coding sequence ATGTTGGCCCTCCTGCGTCGTTGCGCCCTGTTCTGTGTTTGCACCTTGATTGGACTTTCGGCATCCGTCGATGCGGACGATGTTGCCGCGGGTGCGGATGACCAAACGATCACTCAGCCGGTGATTCTGTTTAACGGCAAAGACTTGGACGGCTGGGAAGGCCGCGATGATCTTTGGTCGGTCGAAGACGGTGCGATCGTCGGACGTACCAGTGAAGATGACCCGATCGACGGCAACACGTTCTTGGTCTGGAAAGACGGCCAGCCGTCGAATTTCCAATTGGTCCTGATGTTCAAGATCGAAAGCGGCAATTCAGGGATCCAGTATCGCAGCCGCGTGATCGACCAAGACAAGTTCGTCGTTTCGGGTTACCAGGCCGACATCGATTTTGCCAACAAGTTCGCCGGCATCCTGTACGAGGAAAAAGCACGCGGCATCCTGACGTTGCGCGGGACCAAGGTGACCATCGGTGCAGACGGCAAGAAGACGCCGGAGACGTTTGCGGATTCCCAAGCGTTGGCCGCCGGGATCCATCCCGGAAAATGGAACGAGTTCCGCGTGGTCGCCGACGGAAATCATTTGATCCACTACATCAATGGTGCGAAGGTCAGTGAAACGATCGACCAGCAATCCGACAAAGCCGCCAAGTCAGGTGTGATCGCGCTGCAGCTGCATCGTGGACCCGCGATGGTGGTCCGGTTCAAGAACATCAAGCTGTTGCCGCTGGACTGA
- a CDS encoding prolyl oligopeptidase family serine peptidase: MMKCCQIRPHVAPLAWCLSCVVMLLAATVGNAQDKASSTKKPTYKSLPPLGIAIDPARRDSLASRAKSLRSRLAKTQSAGDRATNAESSDAEWRPHVSVLVRAVDLALTQNLFFKPNQVDAADRLLKEAQRRLDAAASGDRGLRLLGWEPSRSDQPQPLVGGFVSRIDGTVQPFGIVVPAGFVDASDPQHDGDRMDVWLHGRGDTKTEIPFLIERMDKPGQALPRDAFVLHPFGRHCNAFKFAGETDVYEAIEAAERLVHIDADRIAIRGFSMGGAGCWHFAVHDSTRWFAANPGAGFVDTLVYQGWGDQPPFELTPARRQLLNWYDVLPWAGNLRNTHVIAYSGEVDKQKQAADRVAQACEAMGFQWPYVIGAGMGHKIDPASMQQIESQLAKWADPTKQTESGLPPAKLNWTTYTLRYNRAGFLSVTGLQKHWDKSVVRADWRTEDVDVPRLVIDTDGVTAMRIDWDANSWAQIRSVVGRPMQVLIAEVDDRVMPLVDESSEPGFQASLWHTGGQWKQGQPDPGVLRKRPGLQGPIDDALTEKFVMVLPSRPAKHGPVQRWIDREIRTAQRRWREIMRGEMPVVQDTDVTEDMIRDCNLICFGDYGSNTVLRKISGRLPIAWNRDRISVVARTFDASNHVAILCYPNPLNPDRYVVVNSGLTFRQFSNNSNSRQIAMLPDWAIGEIRPGFDDSILPAPIAAEGFFDESWQLAP, from the coding sequence ATGATGAAGTGCTGCCAGATTCGGCCACACGTTGCACCCTTGGCCTGGTGTTTGTCCTGCGTGGTGATGCTGCTGGCCGCCACTGTCGGCAACGCTCAAGACAAAGCGTCATCCACCAAAAAGCCGACCTACAAATCGTTGCCGCCACTCGGGATCGCGATCGATCCGGCGCGGCGCGATTCATTGGCGTCACGCGCCAAGAGTCTTCGGTCACGGCTGGCCAAGACGCAGTCTGCCGGCGACCGAGCGACAAACGCCGAATCGTCCGATGCGGAATGGCGGCCCCATGTGTCGGTGCTGGTCCGAGCGGTGGATCTGGCGTTGACCCAGAATCTGTTCTTCAAGCCCAATCAAGTCGATGCGGCAGATCGTCTGTTGAAAGAAGCTCAGCGTCGGTTGGATGCGGCGGCATCCGGGGATCGCGGCCTGCGTTTGTTGGGCTGGGAACCGTCCCGCAGCGACCAGCCGCAGCCGCTGGTCGGTGGTTTCGTCAGCCGAATCGACGGAACCGTTCAGCCGTTTGGCATCGTCGTGCCGGCGGGTTTTGTCGATGCATCGGATCCGCAGCACGACGGGGATCGGATGGACGTTTGGTTGCATGGACGCGGCGACACAAAGACGGAGATACCGTTTCTGATCGAACGGATGGACAAACCGGGGCAGGCATTGCCGCGCGATGCATTCGTGTTGCATCCTTTCGGTCGCCACTGCAATGCGTTTAAGTTTGCCGGTGAAACCGACGTTTACGAAGCGATCGAGGCGGCCGAACGATTGGTCCACATCGATGCGGATCGAATCGCGATTCGCGGGTTTTCGATGGGCGGTGCCGGTTGCTGGCACTTCGCCGTTCACGATTCGACGCGGTGGTTTGCCGCCAACCCCGGCGCGGGATTTGTCGACACATTGGTCTATCAAGGCTGGGGTGATCAGCCGCCTTTCGAATTGACCCCGGCGCGTCGTCAATTGCTAAATTGGTACGACGTGCTGCCGTGGGCCGGCAACCTTCGCAACACTCATGTGATCGCGTACAGCGGTGAAGTGGACAAGCAAAAACAGGCGGCCGATCGCGTCGCCCAGGCATGCGAAGCGATGGGCTTTCAGTGGCCTTATGTCATCGGTGCCGGCATGGGGCACAAAATTGATCCAGCATCGATGCAGCAGATCGAATCACAGTTGGCCAAGTGGGCTGATCCGACCAAGCAGACCGAATCGGGGCTGCCGCCGGCCAAACTGAATTGGACGACCTACACCCTGCGTTACAACCGGGCCGGATTCTTGTCGGTGACCGGTTTGCAAAAGCACTGGGACAAATCGGTGGTTCGTGCCGACTGGCGAACCGAAGACGTGGACGTTCCGCGGCTGGTCATCGACACGGACGGTGTGACGGCGATGCGGATCGACTGGGATGCGAATTCGTGGGCGCAGATTCGTTCCGTCGTCGGCCGACCGATGCAGGTGTTGATCGCGGAAGTCGACGATCGCGTCATGCCCCTGGTCGATGAGTCGTCCGAACCGGGTTTTCAAGCGTCGCTGTGGCACACCGGCGGCCAATGGAAACAGGGGCAGCCGGACCCCGGTGTGCTTCGCAAACGTCCGGGGCTGCAGGGGCCGATCGACGACGCGTTGACTGAAAAATTCGTGATGGTTTTGCCCAGTCGTCCGGCCAAGCACGGACCAGTCCAACGATGGATCGATCGTGAAATCCGGACGGCGCAGCGTCGATGGCGGGAAATCATGCGGGGCGAAATGCCGGTGGTGCAAGACACCGACGTCACCGAGGACATGATTCGCGATTGCAATCTGATTTGCTTCGGTGATTACGGCAGCAACACGGTGCTGCGAAAAATCAGCGGACGATTGCCGATCGCATGGAACCGCGATCGAATTTCCGTGGTCGCCAGGACGTTTGACGCATCGAATCACGTTGCGATTCTTTGCTATCCCAACCCGTTGAATCCGGATCGCTATGTGGTCGTTAACAGCGGGCTGACGTTCCGACAATTTTCTAACAACAGCAATTCACGACAGATTGCGATGTTGCCCGATTGGGCGATCGGCGAAATTCGACCCGGGTTTGACGATTCCATTTTGCCCGCACCCATTGCGGCCGAAGGATTCTTCGACGAATCCTGGCAATTGGCACCTTAG